A single window of Phaenicophaeus curvirostris isolate KB17595 chromosome 7, BPBGC_Pcur_1.0, whole genome shotgun sequence DNA harbors:
- the STK36 gene encoding serine/threonine-protein kinase 36 isoform X1, with protein MEKYHVLEVIGEGSFGRVYKGRRKQSAQVVALKFIPKMGRSEKELKNLQREIEIMRGLHHPNIIQMLDSFETDKEVVVVTDYAEGELFQMLEDDGSLPEDQVQTIAAQLVSALYYLHSHRILHRDMKPQNILLDKDGVVKLCDFGFARAMSIHTMVLTSIKGTPLYMSPELVEERPYDHTADLWSVGCILYELFVGTPPFYTSSIFQLVSFIVKNPVKWPVAISPVFKSFLQGLLMKDPRQRLSWPELLSHPFISGRVTVIDDTEEHGISNPFTTKLTPELQALKEQQAHSMAPRSGQSRILRKARQKMIEGARKKGQMKAGGASTKDFGGGCPGHRPRAALGKAALGEREPPSASEDKNPTVLQGKSSVAEWELEEPPPNPREHGITRDFEQEFPGAPALQADAGRAEPLGRRSIETVELESKVRWLFVVRAAGPVPGAGTEALGPTGSASPFSILCGQELESDEEWQHLIKATEPSAMQLSMPLSLLRDPAFRHRVQTCLADSAQQVLEGMLKGASHLCPVLRVVGNLLATRCDLELLDHFCQELNVPLSLLCLAKQILESGNTKQPWCITVLTDLLVVATVYFSSECSLEESGQKDSMQVFCESAVCFLALLPKLLAEPADSEMRLCQQSLMCFTLLCESLDATHPSVSAHFYASLREEHQTLLNRLLQQSILEQPAPRGAPMEAQSAHAQSLHVADLFMAALAAACAIPLERNGCREAKQQVAREVAEKLMEGESQQLGRLLGRLDHPSCSLNVLKILYAGCHASLSLCQHLGRSQQLWDSLMQLLKGEVPMAEVAQGAACEASLYLLALLTVQLQASPPRLEEVVTLAMGLITQSPVVSIVGSAVFLLTQLSQHGVALKLEGEEILPVVTNMLTVSAKLQLPPPMGAGLYDGLFFLLLKLLAQDDVAVEQDFATSKLWSVVWHRVAVVLGVDSYRAALEGEPPEAEPDWNLLSPQGTLVFLSLALFVFTRESHCCLPQLTQSHGVLMVTLKRLLSPGFLACLAQTQAGEDGDPELVPAVVMHACQLLCFPFALNVDEDTIALVTEAVRDAQIPAQLLQVCSHHLPLLHAELPVSLLCHLVVCDEQVIDQIVRAAATSEDNIAFLKSALFSDSVTLTTDLLSLLTHVARASPDHLPFLQRILKGLDVADQPLTHLLTHQQYLIRARTCNLLGNLLRHGFPQVLQSQPGLLESLLGCLVDQEESVRRAASFAVGNAAYHESCPAGTLGRAVPRLMWLLSDAQTRTRCNAASALGNLGCHWAELGNLLMESRVPHALLEVACRDPQESVREGALVSLRALSQHPGIQEALLSLRATEKLAALASSDLQPTARGSPLPPSARHCEKLLCLLAPLHSGVRSTPGAPDCGQHWDC; from the exons GTGGTGGTGGTGACTGACTACGCAGAGGGAGAGCTTTTCCAGATGCTGGAGGATGATGGGAGTTTGCCTGAGGACCAG GTCCAGACCATAGCTGCCCAGCTGGTTTCTGCTCTCTATTACCTGCACTCTCACCGCATCCTGCACCGTGACATGAAACCCCAGAACATCTTGCTGGACAAGGACGGCGTTGTCAAGCTCTGTGACTTTGG ATTTGCCCGTGCCATGAGCATCCACACCATGGTGCTGACCTCCATCAAGGGCACCCCGCTGTACATGTCCCCTGAGCTGGTGGAGGAGCGGCCGTACGACCACACGGCGGACCTGTGGTCTGTGGGTTGCATCCTGTACGAGCTGTTTGTGGGCACCCCGCCCTTCTACACCAGCAGCATCTTCCAGCTTGTCAGCTTCATCGTCAAAAACCCTGTCAAATGGCCTGTGGCCATCAGCCCAGTCTTCAAG agcttCCTGCAGGGACTGCTAATGAAGGACCCCCGCCAACGCCTGTCATGGCCCGAGCTGCTCTCTCACCCCTTCATTTCTGGGCGGGTTACTG tgattgatgacacagaagagCACGGGATTTCAAACCCCTTCACCACCAAGCTGACCCCAGAGCTGCAGGCCCTGAAGGAGCAGCAAGCCCATTCCATGGCTCCCAGGAGCGGCCAGTCCAGGATCTTGAGAAAGGCCCGGCAGAAGATGATTGAGGGGGCACGGAAAAAG GGGCAAATGAAGGCAGGTGGTGCATCCACAAAGGACTTCGGCGGTGGGTGTCCAGGGCATAGAcccagagcagctctgggaaAGGCAGCCCTTGGGGAGAGGGAGCCACCATCTGCCTCGGAAGACAAGAACCCTACTGTCCTGCAAGGAAAGAGCAGCGTGGCAGagtgggagctggaggagcctcCTCCCAATCCACG GGAGCACGGCATCACTCGAGACTTTGAGCAGGAGTTTCCTGGAGCACCTGCTCTGCAGGCTGATGCTGGCAGGGCAGAGCCCCTGGGCAGGCGCAGCATTGAGACCGTGGAGCTGGAGAGCAAGGTAAGATGGCTCTTTGTGGTGAGGGCAGCAGGGCCAGTCCCAGGGGCTGGTACAGAGGCCCTGGGACCCACAGGGTCTGCTTCACCATTCTCTATCCTCTGTGGCCAGGAGCTGGAGAGTGATGAGGAGTGGCAGCATCTGATCAAGGCCACTGAGCCCTCAGCCATGCAGCTGAGCATGCCACTGAGCCTCCTGAGAGACCCGGCCTTCCGGCACCGTGTCCAGACCTGCCTGGCAGACTCTGCTCAGCAG GTGCTGGAAGGGATGCTGAAGGGAGCCTCCCATCTCTGTCCCGTGCTCCGTGTTGTGGGCAACCTCCTGGCAACCCGTTGTGACTTGGAGCTGCTGGACCACTTCTGCCAAGAACTGAATGTGcctctgtccctgctgtgtcTAGCCAAGCAGATCCTGGAGAGTGGAAATACCAAGCAG CCCTGGTGCATCACGGTACTGACAGATCTCCTCGTGGTGGCCACAGTTTATTTTAGCAGTGAgtgcagcctggaggagagtgGGCAAAAGGACAG CATGCAGGTCTTCTGTGAGAGTGCGGTCTGcttcctggccctgctgccaaAGCTGCTGGCTGAGCCAGCTGACAGCGAGATGAGACTCTGCCAGCAAAGCCTCATG TGCTTCACCCTGCTCTGTGAGAGCCTGGATGCGACACACCCTTCTGTTTCTGCCCACTTCTATGCCAGTCTGCGAGAGGAGCATCAGACTCTACTGAACAGACTCCTCCAGCAATCCATCTTGGAGCAGCCTGCTCCGCGAG GTGCACCAATGGAGGCCCAGTCAGCCCATGCCCAGAGCCTGCATGTGGCAGACCTCTTCATGGCAGCATTGGCTGCTGCCTGCGCCATCCCCCTGGAGAGGAACGGCTGTCGGGAAGCCAAGCAGCAG GTTGCTCGGGAGGTAGCTGAAAAGCTTATGGAGGGAGAAAGCCAGCAGCTTGGGAGACTGTTGGGGAGACTGGACCACCCAAGCTGCTCCTTGAATGTGCTGAAG ATCCTCTATGCTGGCTGCCATGCCAGCCTGAGCCTATGCCAGCACCTGGGAAGGAGCCAACAACTGTGGGATTCTCTCATGCAGCTCTTGAAGGGCGAG GtccccatggcagaggtggccCAGGGGGCAGCCTGTGAGGCTTCTCTGTACCTGCTGGCCTTGCTCACCGTGCAGCTCCAGGCCTCCCCTCCGAG GCTTGAAGAGGTGGTTACCCTGGCCATGGGTCTCATCACGCAGTCTCCTGTCGTCTCCATTGTG GGCTCTGCAGTGTTCCTCCTGACACAGCTCAGTCAGCATGGGGTGGCCTTGAAACTTGAGGGAGAAGAGATCCTACCAGTGGTGACAAACATGCTGACAGTGTCTGCTAAG CTGCAGCTCCCCCCGCCAATGGGTGCTGGTCTCTACGATGggctctttttcctcctgctgaaGCTTCTTGCCCAG GATGATGTGGCCGTGGAGCAGGACTTTGCCACCTCAAAGCTGTGGAGCGTGGTGTGGCATCGTGTTGCTGTGGTGCTTGGTGTGGACAGCTACAGGGCAGCACTGGAGGGAGAACCACCAGAGGCAGAGCCAGACTGGAACCTTCTCTCCCCTCAAG GCACCCTGGTCTTCCTCAGCCTGGCCCTCTTCGTCTTCACTCGTGAGTCCCACTGCTGCCTGCCTCAGCTCACCCAGTCCCACGGTGTCCTCATGGTCACACTGAAGAGGCTGTTGTCCCCTGGCTTCCTGGCGTGCCTAGCACAGAC GCAAGCAGGAGAGGACGGGGACCCTGAGCTTGTCCCAGCTGTTGTGATGCATGCCTGCCAGCTCCTCTGTTTCCCTTTTGCTCTGAATGTGGATGAAGACACCATAGCATTGGTCACAGAGGCTGTGAGAGATGCCCAGATCCctgcccagctgctgcag GTCTGCTCTCACCATCTGCCCCTCTTGCACGCTGAGCTCCCCGTGAGCCTCTTGTGTCACCTCGTTGTGTGTGATGAGCAGGTCATAGACCAAATTGTGAGGGCAGCTGCCACCTCAGAGGACAATATTGCCTTCCTGAAGTCTGCCTTGTTTTCAGACAGCGTCACGCTCACAACTGACCTCCTGTCTCTCTTGACCCATGTGGCCCGGGCCTCTCCAGACCACCTGCCTTTTCTCCAGAGGATCCTGAAGGGCTTGGATGTGGCTGACCAGCCACTGACCCACCTGCTCACCCACCAGCAATACCTGATACGGGCCAGAACCTGCAACCtgctgggcaacctgctccgcCATGGCTTTCCCCAGGTGCTGCAGAGCCAGCCCGGCTTGCTGGAGAGCCTGCTGGGGTGCCTGGTGGACCAGGAGGAGAGCGTGCGCAGGGCAGCCAGCTTCGCAGTGGGCAACGCTGCCTACCACGAGTCCTGCCCGGCCGGCACCCTGGGCAGGGCTGTGCCCAGGCTGATGTGGCTGTTGAGCGACGCGCAGACCAGGACACGCTGCAACGCGGCCTCAGCCCTCGGAAACCTGGGCTGTCactgggcagagctggggaacCTGCTGATGGAGAGCAGGGTCCCCCACGCCCTTCTGGAGGTGGCCTGCCGGGAcccccaggagagcgtgcgggAGGGAGCCCTCGTGTCGCTGCGGGCTCTCAGCCAGCACCCTGGGATACAGGAG GCCCTGCTGTCCCTCAGAGCCACCGAGAAGCTGGCTGCCCTGGCCAGCAGCGACTTGCAGCCCACTGCCCGGGGCAGCCCCCTGCCGCCTTCTGCTCGGCACTGCGAGAAACTCCTCTGCCTCCTTGCACCCCTGCACAGCGGCGTGAGAAGCACCCCCGGTGCCCCAGACTGCGGGCAGCACTGGGACTGTTAA
- the STK36 gene encoding serine/threonine-protein kinase 36 isoform X2: MEKYHVLEVIGEGSFGRVYKGRRKQSAQVVALKFIPKMGRSEKELKNLQREIEIMRGLHHPNIIQMLDSFETDKEVVVVTDYAEGELFQMLEDDGSLPEDQVQTIAAQLVSALYYLHSHRILHRDMKPQNILLDKDGVVKLCDFGFARAMSIHTMVLTSIKGTPLYMSPELVEERPYDHTADLWSVGCILYELFVGTPPFYTSSIFQLVSFIVKNPVKWPVAISPVFKSFLQGLLMKDPRQRLSWPELLSHPFISGRVTVIDDTEEHGISNPFTTKLTPELQALKEQQAHSMAPRSGQSRILRKARQKMIEGARKKGQMKAGGASTKDFGGGCPGHRPRAALGKAALGEREPPSASEDKNPTVLQGKSSVAEWELEEPPPNPREHGITRDFEQEFPGAPALQADAGRAEPLGRRSIETVELESKVRWLFVVRAAGPVPGAGTEALGPTGSASPFSILCGQELESDEEWQHLIKATEPSAMQLSMPLSLLRDPAFRHRVQTCLADSAQQPSRSWRVEIPSSMQVFCESAVCFLALLPKLLAEPADSEMRLCQQSLMCFTLLCESLDATHPSVSAHFYASLREEHQTLLNRLLQQSILEQPAPRGAPMEAQSAHAQSLHVADLFMAALAAACAIPLERNGCREAKQQVAREVAEKLMEGESQQLGRLLGRLDHPSCSLNVLKILYAGCHASLSLCQHLGRSQQLWDSLMQLLKGEVPMAEVAQGAACEASLYLLALLTVQLQASPPRLEEVVTLAMGLITQSPVVSIVGSAVFLLTQLSQHGVALKLEGEEILPVVTNMLTVSAKLQLPPPMGAGLYDGLFFLLLKLLAQDDVAVEQDFATSKLWSVVWHRVAVVLGVDSYRAALEGEPPEAEPDWNLLSPQGTLVFLSLALFVFTRESHCCLPQLTQSHGVLMVTLKRLLSPGFLACLAQTQAGEDGDPELVPAVVMHACQLLCFPFALNVDEDTIALVTEAVRDAQIPAQLLQVCSHHLPLLHAELPVSLLCHLVVCDEQVIDQIVRAAATSEDNIAFLKSALFSDSVTLTTDLLSLLTHVARASPDHLPFLQRILKGLDVADQPLTHLLTHQQYLIRARTCNLLGNLLRHGFPQVLQSQPGLLESLLGCLVDQEESVRRAASFAVGNAAYHESCPAGTLGRAVPRLMWLLSDAQTRTRCNAASALGNLGCHWAELGNLLMESRVPHALLEVACRDPQESVREGALVSLRALSQHPGIQEALLSLRATEKLAALASSDLQPTARGSPLPPSARHCEKLLCLLAPLHSGVRSTPGAPDCGQHWDC; this comes from the exons GTGGTGGTGGTGACTGACTACGCAGAGGGAGAGCTTTTCCAGATGCTGGAGGATGATGGGAGTTTGCCTGAGGACCAG GTCCAGACCATAGCTGCCCAGCTGGTTTCTGCTCTCTATTACCTGCACTCTCACCGCATCCTGCACCGTGACATGAAACCCCAGAACATCTTGCTGGACAAGGACGGCGTTGTCAAGCTCTGTGACTTTGG ATTTGCCCGTGCCATGAGCATCCACACCATGGTGCTGACCTCCATCAAGGGCACCCCGCTGTACATGTCCCCTGAGCTGGTGGAGGAGCGGCCGTACGACCACACGGCGGACCTGTGGTCTGTGGGTTGCATCCTGTACGAGCTGTTTGTGGGCACCCCGCCCTTCTACACCAGCAGCATCTTCCAGCTTGTCAGCTTCATCGTCAAAAACCCTGTCAAATGGCCTGTGGCCATCAGCCCAGTCTTCAAG agcttCCTGCAGGGACTGCTAATGAAGGACCCCCGCCAACGCCTGTCATGGCCCGAGCTGCTCTCTCACCCCTTCATTTCTGGGCGGGTTACTG tgattgatgacacagaagagCACGGGATTTCAAACCCCTTCACCACCAAGCTGACCCCAGAGCTGCAGGCCCTGAAGGAGCAGCAAGCCCATTCCATGGCTCCCAGGAGCGGCCAGTCCAGGATCTTGAGAAAGGCCCGGCAGAAGATGATTGAGGGGGCACGGAAAAAG GGGCAAATGAAGGCAGGTGGTGCATCCACAAAGGACTTCGGCGGTGGGTGTCCAGGGCATAGAcccagagcagctctgggaaAGGCAGCCCTTGGGGAGAGGGAGCCACCATCTGCCTCGGAAGACAAGAACCCTACTGTCCTGCAAGGAAAGAGCAGCGTGGCAGagtgggagctggaggagcctcCTCCCAATCCACG GGAGCACGGCATCACTCGAGACTTTGAGCAGGAGTTTCCTGGAGCACCTGCTCTGCAGGCTGATGCTGGCAGGGCAGAGCCCCTGGGCAGGCGCAGCATTGAGACCGTGGAGCTGGAGAGCAAGGTAAGATGGCTCTTTGTGGTGAGGGCAGCAGGGCCAGTCCCAGGGGCTGGTACAGAGGCCCTGGGACCCACAGGGTCTGCTTCACCATTCTCTATCCTCTGTGGCCAGGAGCTGGAGAGTGATGAGGAGTGGCAGCATCTGATCAAGGCCACTGAGCCCTCAGCCATGCAGCTGAGCATGCCACTGAGCCTCCTGAGAGACCCGGCCTTCCGGCACCGTGTCCAGACCTGCCTGGCAGACTCTGCTCAGCAG CCAAGCAGATCCTGGAGAGTGGAAATACCAAGCAG CATGCAGGTCTTCTGTGAGAGTGCGGTCTGcttcctggccctgctgccaaAGCTGCTGGCTGAGCCAGCTGACAGCGAGATGAGACTCTGCCAGCAAAGCCTCATG TGCTTCACCCTGCTCTGTGAGAGCCTGGATGCGACACACCCTTCTGTTTCTGCCCACTTCTATGCCAGTCTGCGAGAGGAGCATCAGACTCTACTGAACAGACTCCTCCAGCAATCCATCTTGGAGCAGCCTGCTCCGCGAG GTGCACCAATGGAGGCCCAGTCAGCCCATGCCCAGAGCCTGCATGTGGCAGACCTCTTCATGGCAGCATTGGCTGCTGCCTGCGCCATCCCCCTGGAGAGGAACGGCTGTCGGGAAGCCAAGCAGCAG GTTGCTCGGGAGGTAGCTGAAAAGCTTATGGAGGGAGAAAGCCAGCAGCTTGGGAGACTGTTGGGGAGACTGGACCACCCAAGCTGCTCCTTGAATGTGCTGAAG ATCCTCTATGCTGGCTGCCATGCCAGCCTGAGCCTATGCCAGCACCTGGGAAGGAGCCAACAACTGTGGGATTCTCTCATGCAGCTCTTGAAGGGCGAG GtccccatggcagaggtggccCAGGGGGCAGCCTGTGAGGCTTCTCTGTACCTGCTGGCCTTGCTCACCGTGCAGCTCCAGGCCTCCCCTCCGAG GCTTGAAGAGGTGGTTACCCTGGCCATGGGTCTCATCACGCAGTCTCCTGTCGTCTCCATTGTG GGCTCTGCAGTGTTCCTCCTGACACAGCTCAGTCAGCATGGGGTGGCCTTGAAACTTGAGGGAGAAGAGATCCTACCAGTGGTGACAAACATGCTGACAGTGTCTGCTAAG CTGCAGCTCCCCCCGCCAATGGGTGCTGGTCTCTACGATGggctctttttcctcctgctgaaGCTTCTTGCCCAG GATGATGTGGCCGTGGAGCAGGACTTTGCCACCTCAAAGCTGTGGAGCGTGGTGTGGCATCGTGTTGCTGTGGTGCTTGGTGTGGACAGCTACAGGGCAGCACTGGAGGGAGAACCACCAGAGGCAGAGCCAGACTGGAACCTTCTCTCCCCTCAAG GCACCCTGGTCTTCCTCAGCCTGGCCCTCTTCGTCTTCACTCGTGAGTCCCACTGCTGCCTGCCTCAGCTCACCCAGTCCCACGGTGTCCTCATGGTCACACTGAAGAGGCTGTTGTCCCCTGGCTTCCTGGCGTGCCTAGCACAGAC GCAAGCAGGAGAGGACGGGGACCCTGAGCTTGTCCCAGCTGTTGTGATGCATGCCTGCCAGCTCCTCTGTTTCCCTTTTGCTCTGAATGTGGATGAAGACACCATAGCATTGGTCACAGAGGCTGTGAGAGATGCCCAGATCCctgcccagctgctgcag GTCTGCTCTCACCATCTGCCCCTCTTGCACGCTGAGCTCCCCGTGAGCCTCTTGTGTCACCTCGTTGTGTGTGATGAGCAGGTCATAGACCAAATTGTGAGGGCAGCTGCCACCTCAGAGGACAATATTGCCTTCCTGAAGTCTGCCTTGTTTTCAGACAGCGTCACGCTCACAACTGACCTCCTGTCTCTCTTGACCCATGTGGCCCGGGCCTCTCCAGACCACCTGCCTTTTCTCCAGAGGATCCTGAAGGGCTTGGATGTGGCTGACCAGCCACTGACCCACCTGCTCACCCACCAGCAATACCTGATACGGGCCAGAACCTGCAACCtgctgggcaacctgctccgcCATGGCTTTCCCCAGGTGCTGCAGAGCCAGCCCGGCTTGCTGGAGAGCCTGCTGGGGTGCCTGGTGGACCAGGAGGAGAGCGTGCGCAGGGCAGCCAGCTTCGCAGTGGGCAACGCTGCCTACCACGAGTCCTGCCCGGCCGGCACCCTGGGCAGGGCTGTGCCCAGGCTGATGTGGCTGTTGAGCGACGCGCAGACCAGGACACGCTGCAACGCGGCCTCAGCCCTCGGAAACCTGGGCTGTCactgggcagagctggggaacCTGCTGATGGAGAGCAGGGTCCCCCACGCCCTTCTGGAGGTGGCCTGCCGGGAcccccaggagagcgtgcgggAGGGAGCCCTCGTGTCGCTGCGGGCTCTCAGCCAGCACCCTGGGATACAGGAG GCCCTGCTGTCCCTCAGAGCCACCGAGAAGCTGGCTGCCCTGGCCAGCAGCGACTTGCAGCCCACTGCCCGGGGCAGCCCCCTGCCGCCTTCTGCTCGGCACTGCGAGAAACTCCTCTGCCTCCTTGCACCCCTGCACAGCGGCGTGAGAAGCACCCCCGGTGCCCCAGACTGCGGGCAGCACTGGGACTGTTAA